A genomic stretch from Aedes albopictus strain Foshan chromosome 2, AalbF5, whole genome shotgun sequence includes:
- the LOC109407961 gene encoding nuclear factor NF-kappa-B p110 subunit isoform X3 encodes MSTLLNLDSYRHELFEQHQHHQLQQLSSSPTYSVLSMESASPASSSSASPAADTSKYYASNSPSSVSNMSPKSTASDTSSFNMQNLNISTSYQQYYAEGHPQTMTGEEGQLQTFTYNDPTHPHVELSVPHLVIIEQPVDKFRFRYQSEMHGTHGSLMGVHTEKSKKTFPAVQLRGFQGEAKIRCSLFQVDPNRRAAHSHNLVIKSGEIDLNDPHDIDVNAECKYVAMFQGMGIIHTAKKNIAEELSKKMKKQRAVEMNRELSLREEYQLQKEAAEMAKTMNLNQVCLCFQAFQVDAATGRWTQLCEPVYSNPINNMKSALTGELKICRLSATVGNVEGGEEVFMFVEKVCKNNIKIRFYEVDDTDQEIWQDWGSFSEADVHHQYAIAFKTPAYHNKDITEPVEVLMQLYRPRDKCQSEPVPFKFKPRFNISRKRPRVSSGFLSNEIPTVVPNEPGSSRLPSFHHPFPMIPPMQAPIPEASSNSSGSHTISKEYNKSGIIQDILDSHIPTTLAGDISFSSNDFKEFVNCNSEDLQKLIREIGEAQEETKLETDAVSVGHVDEAAAQFERTLEQYLEQNRHAKDVEILKKILAIIRLLFRKNYDQCRELISALWMSANKLKANCLHMAIERRNVIIACRLVELLQDYQLLDMLDLFNERNETALHLAVSANLVEVVDILLLTGSRISYCDSRGNSALHRAVYENALDSLNVLLGHCKRNGFRLDSTNDDGFTALHLAVMCKNLKATKVLLDRGASYVLRDLKHGHNILHIAVESDSLDMVNFILEGLDKTLADEPNNAGYTPLQLANARNLANANNKLIVRELLRYNPGGVLEKEHLTEEEDEDQEQEETFPPTTNSESQPETVLESMNVSCNRVEVIRLLEDYAPPSDEPKLTPLENVPYNSTLEDGSVYLFDEECLSHLCGLLNRKNLWREVGSLLDFNSFFPIWETSVNPAGMMLNYFEMQKVKLELLIDVLQALDQKEAIHYIDEMICRQMK; translated from the exons AGCAACATCAGCATCACCAGCTCCAGCAGCTTTCGTCATCGCCGACGTACTCGGTGCTCTCGATGGAATCTGCGTCGCCCGCGTCGTCATCGTCGGCAAGCCCCGCCGCCGATACTAGCAAGTACTACGCTAGCAACTCGCCGTCCAGTGTCAGTAATATGTCCCCCAAATCAACAGCTAGCGATACGAGCTCCTTCAACATGCAGAACTTGAACATTTCCACCAGCTACCAGCAGTACTACGCCGAAGGTCATCCCCAAACGATGACCGGCGAGGAGGGTCAACTGCAAACCTTCACCTACAACG ATCCAACTCACCCTCACGTGGAGCTCTCGGTGCCACATCTGGTGATCATAGAGCAACCGGTGGACAAATTCCGCTTTCGATACCAATCGGAGATGCACGGGACCCATGGGTCACTGATGGGTGTCCATACGGAGAAAAGCAAGAAGACCTTCCCGGCCGTGCAGCTGCGCGGCTTCCAGGGCGAGGCCAAGATTCGGTGTTCGCTGTTCCAGGTCGATCCAAACCGGAGGGCCGCCCATTCGCACAACCTGGTGATCAAGAGCGGGGAGATCGATCTGAACGATCCGCATGACATTGACGTGAACGCAGAATGCAAATACGTGGCCATGTTCCAAGGAATGGGGATCATACACACGGCCAAGAAGAACATCGCCGAAGAGCTGAGCAAGAAGATGAAGAAACAACGGGCGGTCGAGATGAATCGGGAGTTGTCCCTCAGGGAGGAGTACCAGCTGCAGAAGGAGGCGGCCGAAATGGCCAAGACGATGAATCTGAATCAGGTGTGCCTGTGCTTCCAGGCGTTCCAGGTGGACGCGGCGACCGGTCGGTGGACTCAGCTGTGCGAACCGGTTTATTCCAATCCGATCAATAATATGA AGAGTGCCCTCACTGGGGAATTGAAGATCTGCCGGCTCAGTGCAACCGTGGGAAACGTGGAAGGCGGTGAGGAAGTCTTcatgttcgtggaaaaagtttgcAAAA ATAACATCAAGATCCGGTTCTATGAAGTGGACGACACCGATCAGGAGATCTGGCAAGACTGGGGTTCCTTCTCGGAAGCGGACGTGCACCACCAGTACGCCATCGCCTTCAAAACCCCTGCATACCACAACAAAGACATCACCGAACCGGTCGAAGTTCTGATGCAGTTGTACCGACCGCGGGACAAATGCCAGAGCGAACCGGTTCCGTTCAAGTTCAAGCCCCGTTTCAACATATCCCGAAAGCGACCCCGAGTTAGCTCCGGCTTCCTTTCGAATGAGATTCCCACCGTGGTTCCCAACGAGCCGGGATCCAGCCGGCTACCATCATTCCACCATCCATTCCCCATGATACCACCGATGCAGGCCCCCATTCCCGAGGCCAGTAGTAACAGTAGCGGTAGCCACACCATCAGCAAAGAGTACAACAAATCCGGCATCATTCAGGACATTTTGGACAGTCACATTCCGACCACACTTGCCGGCGACATATCGTTCAGCTCGAACGACTTCAAAGAATTCGTCAATTGCAACTCGGAAG ACTTACAGAAGCTCATCCGAGAGATCGGCGAAGCGCAGGAGGAGACCAAGTTGGAGACGGACGCGGTGTCGGTCGGTCACGTGGACGAAGCAGCGGCGCAGTTTGAGCGCACGCTCGAGCAGTACCTGGAGCAGAACCGCCACGCCAAAGACGTGGAGATTCTCAAGAAGATTCTGGCCATCATTCGGCTGCTGTTCCGAAAGAACTACGACCAGTGCCGGGAGCTCATCTCGGCCCTGTGGATGTCGGCCAACAAACTGAAAGCCAA TTGCCTGCACATGGCGATCGAACGCCGTAACGTCATCATTGCTTGCAGACTAGTAGAACTCCTCCAGGACTACCAACTCCTGGACATGCTGGACTTGTTCAATGAACGCAACGAGACCGCCCTGCACCTGGCCGTGTCCGCAAATCTGGTAGAAGTGGTCGATATCCTGCTGCTAACCGGTTCTCGCATAAGCTACTGCGACAGCCGGGGGAACTCCGCACTGCATCGGGCCGTCTACGAGAATGCCCTGGATAGTTTGAACGTTCTGCTGGGGCATTGCAAACGGAACGGGTTCCGGCTGGATTCGACGAATGACGATGGATTTACGGCGCTGCATTTGGCGGTCATGTGTAAAAATTTGAAGGCCACGAAGGTACTGCTCGATCGGGGTGCTTCGTATGTGTTGCGTGATCTGAAGCATGGACACAACATCTTGCACATAGCTGTGGAGAGC GATTCACTAGACATGGTAAACTTCATCCTGGAAGGCCTAGACAAGACCCTGGCCGATGAACCGAATAATGCAGGCTACACACCGCTTCAGTTAGCAAACGCGAGAAACCTAGCAAATGCGAACAACAAACTTATAGTCCGAGAACTACTCCGCTACAATCCTGGAGGAGTACTGGAAAAAGAACACCTAACCGAGGAGGAAGATGAAGACCAGGAACAGGAAGAAACATTCCCACCGACAACAAACAGTGAGTCACAGCCGGAAACCGTACTGGAGTCGATGAATGTTAGCTGTAACAGGGTAGAAGTGATACGGTTACTGGAAGACTACGCGCCACCGAGCGATGAACCAAAGTTGACACCGTTGGAGAACGTCCCTTACAATAGTACGCTGGAAGACGGTTCCGTTTACCTCTTTGACGAGGAGTGCCTCTCCCACCTGTGTGGGCTCCTGAACCGGAAGAACCTATGGCGGGAGGTGGGATCACTGCTGGATTTCAATTCATTCTTCCCGATCTGGGAAACTTCGGTGAATCCCGCTGGGATGATGCTGAACTACTTTGAG ATGCAAAAAGTGAAACTCGAGCTCCTGATCGACGTGTTGCAAGCGTTGGACCAAAAAGAAGCCATTCACTACATCGATGAAATGATCTGTCGGCAGATGAAATGA
- the LOC109407961 gene encoding nuclear factor NF-kappa-B p110 subunit isoform X1 has product MSDGGIEAHIPQNRHERRAVQCFIAESHLGKATLCDAVEEQHQHHQLQQLSSSPTYSVLSMESASPASSSSASPAADTSKYYASNSPSSVSNMSPKSTASDTSSFNMQNLNISTSYQQYYAEGHPQTMTGEEGQLQTFTYNDPTHPHVELSVPHLVIIEQPVDKFRFRYQSEMHGTHGSLMGVHTEKSKKTFPAVQLRGFQGEAKIRCSLFQVDPNRRAAHSHNLVIKSGEIDLNDPHDIDVNAECKYVAMFQGMGIIHTAKKNIAEELSKKMKKQRAVEMNRELSLREEYQLQKEAAEMAKTMNLNQVCLCFQAFQVDAATGRWTQLCEPVYSNPINNMKSALTGELKICRLSATVGNVEGGEEVFMFVEKVCKNNIKIRFYEVDDTDQEIWQDWGSFSEADVHHQYAIAFKTPAYHNKDITEPVEVLMQLYRPRDKCQSEPVPFKFKPRFNISRKRPRVSSGFLSNEIPTVVPNEPGSSRLPSFHHPFPMIPPMQAPIPEASSNSSGSHTISKEYNKSGIIQDILDSHIPTTLAGDISFSSNDFKEFVNCNSEDLQKLIREIGEAQEETKLETDAVSVGHVDEAAAQFERTLEQYLEQNRHAKDVEILKKILAIIRLLFRKNYDQCRELISALWMSANKLKANCLHMAIERRNVIIACRLVELLQDYQLLDMLDLFNERNETALHLAVSANLVEVVDILLLTGSRISYCDSRGNSALHRAVYENALDSLNVLLGHCKRNGFRLDSTNDDGFTALHLAVMCKNLKATKVLLDRGASYVLRDLKHGHNILHIAVESDSLDMVNFILEGLDKTLADEPNNAGYTPLQLANARNLANANNKLIVRELLRYNPGGVLEKEHLTEEEDEDQEQEETFPPTTNSESQPETVLESMNVSCNRVEVIRLLEDYAPPSDEPKLTPLENVPYNSTLEDGSVYLFDEECLSHLCGLLNRKNLWREVGSLLDFNSFFPIWETSVNPAGMMLNYFEMQKVKLELLIDVLQALDQKEAIHYIDEMICRQMK; this is encoded by the exons AGCAACATCAGCATCACCAGCTCCAGCAGCTTTCGTCATCGCCGACGTACTCGGTGCTCTCGATGGAATCTGCGTCGCCCGCGTCGTCATCGTCGGCAAGCCCCGCCGCCGATACTAGCAAGTACTACGCTAGCAACTCGCCGTCCAGTGTCAGTAATATGTCCCCCAAATCAACAGCTAGCGATACGAGCTCCTTCAACATGCAGAACTTGAACATTTCCACCAGCTACCAGCAGTACTACGCCGAAGGTCATCCCCAAACGATGACCGGCGAGGAGGGTCAACTGCAAACCTTCACCTACAACG ATCCAACTCACCCTCACGTGGAGCTCTCGGTGCCACATCTGGTGATCATAGAGCAACCGGTGGACAAATTCCGCTTTCGATACCAATCGGAGATGCACGGGACCCATGGGTCACTGATGGGTGTCCATACGGAGAAAAGCAAGAAGACCTTCCCGGCCGTGCAGCTGCGCGGCTTCCAGGGCGAGGCCAAGATTCGGTGTTCGCTGTTCCAGGTCGATCCAAACCGGAGGGCCGCCCATTCGCACAACCTGGTGATCAAGAGCGGGGAGATCGATCTGAACGATCCGCATGACATTGACGTGAACGCAGAATGCAAATACGTGGCCATGTTCCAAGGAATGGGGATCATACACACGGCCAAGAAGAACATCGCCGAAGAGCTGAGCAAGAAGATGAAGAAACAACGGGCGGTCGAGATGAATCGGGAGTTGTCCCTCAGGGAGGAGTACCAGCTGCAGAAGGAGGCGGCCGAAATGGCCAAGACGATGAATCTGAATCAGGTGTGCCTGTGCTTCCAGGCGTTCCAGGTGGACGCGGCGACCGGTCGGTGGACTCAGCTGTGCGAACCGGTTTATTCCAATCCGATCAATAATATGA AGAGTGCCCTCACTGGGGAATTGAAGATCTGCCGGCTCAGTGCAACCGTGGGAAACGTGGAAGGCGGTGAGGAAGTCTTcatgttcgtggaaaaagtttgcAAAA ATAACATCAAGATCCGGTTCTATGAAGTGGACGACACCGATCAGGAGATCTGGCAAGACTGGGGTTCCTTCTCGGAAGCGGACGTGCACCACCAGTACGCCATCGCCTTCAAAACCCCTGCATACCACAACAAAGACATCACCGAACCGGTCGAAGTTCTGATGCAGTTGTACCGACCGCGGGACAAATGCCAGAGCGAACCGGTTCCGTTCAAGTTCAAGCCCCGTTTCAACATATCCCGAAAGCGACCCCGAGTTAGCTCCGGCTTCCTTTCGAATGAGATTCCCACCGTGGTTCCCAACGAGCCGGGATCCAGCCGGCTACCATCATTCCACCATCCATTCCCCATGATACCACCGATGCAGGCCCCCATTCCCGAGGCCAGTAGTAACAGTAGCGGTAGCCACACCATCAGCAAAGAGTACAACAAATCCGGCATCATTCAGGACATTTTGGACAGTCACATTCCGACCACACTTGCCGGCGACATATCGTTCAGCTCGAACGACTTCAAAGAATTCGTCAATTGCAACTCGGAAG ACTTACAGAAGCTCATCCGAGAGATCGGCGAAGCGCAGGAGGAGACCAAGTTGGAGACGGACGCGGTGTCGGTCGGTCACGTGGACGAAGCAGCGGCGCAGTTTGAGCGCACGCTCGAGCAGTACCTGGAGCAGAACCGCCACGCCAAAGACGTGGAGATTCTCAAGAAGATTCTGGCCATCATTCGGCTGCTGTTCCGAAAGAACTACGACCAGTGCCGGGAGCTCATCTCGGCCCTGTGGATGTCGGCCAACAAACTGAAAGCCAA TTGCCTGCACATGGCGATCGAACGCCGTAACGTCATCATTGCTTGCAGACTAGTAGAACTCCTCCAGGACTACCAACTCCTGGACATGCTGGACTTGTTCAATGAACGCAACGAGACCGCCCTGCACCTGGCCGTGTCCGCAAATCTGGTAGAAGTGGTCGATATCCTGCTGCTAACCGGTTCTCGCATAAGCTACTGCGACAGCCGGGGGAACTCCGCACTGCATCGGGCCGTCTACGAGAATGCCCTGGATAGTTTGAACGTTCTGCTGGGGCATTGCAAACGGAACGGGTTCCGGCTGGATTCGACGAATGACGATGGATTTACGGCGCTGCATTTGGCGGTCATGTGTAAAAATTTGAAGGCCACGAAGGTACTGCTCGATCGGGGTGCTTCGTATGTGTTGCGTGATCTGAAGCATGGACACAACATCTTGCACATAGCTGTGGAGAGC GATTCACTAGACATGGTAAACTTCATCCTGGAAGGCCTAGACAAGACCCTGGCCGATGAACCGAATAATGCAGGCTACACACCGCTTCAGTTAGCAAACGCGAGAAACCTAGCAAATGCGAACAACAAACTTATAGTCCGAGAACTACTCCGCTACAATCCTGGAGGAGTACTGGAAAAAGAACACCTAACCGAGGAGGAAGATGAAGACCAGGAACAGGAAGAAACATTCCCACCGACAACAAACAGTGAGTCACAGCCGGAAACCGTACTGGAGTCGATGAATGTTAGCTGTAACAGGGTAGAAGTGATACGGTTACTGGAAGACTACGCGCCACCGAGCGATGAACCAAAGTTGACACCGTTGGAGAACGTCCCTTACAATAGTACGCTGGAAGACGGTTCCGTTTACCTCTTTGACGAGGAGTGCCTCTCCCACCTGTGTGGGCTCCTGAACCGGAAGAACCTATGGCGGGAGGTGGGATCACTGCTGGATTTCAATTCATTCTTCCCGATCTGGGAAACTTCGGTGAATCCCGCTGGGATGATGCTGAACTACTTTGAG ATGCAAAAAGTGAAACTCGAGCTCCTGATCGACGTGTTGCAAGCGTTGGACCAAAAAGAAGCCATTCACTACATCGATGAAATGATCTGTCGGCAGATGAAATGA
- the LOC109407961 gene encoding nuclear factor NF-kappa-B p110 subunit isoform X2 has translation MSSNGPPKRKPIAASRTGMFAYGVPLAHLCRHLVEQHQHHQLQQLSSSPTYSVLSMESASPASSSSASPAADTSKYYASNSPSSVSNMSPKSTASDTSSFNMQNLNISTSYQQYYAEGHPQTMTGEEGQLQTFTYNDPTHPHVELSVPHLVIIEQPVDKFRFRYQSEMHGTHGSLMGVHTEKSKKTFPAVQLRGFQGEAKIRCSLFQVDPNRRAAHSHNLVIKSGEIDLNDPHDIDVNAECKYVAMFQGMGIIHTAKKNIAEELSKKMKKQRAVEMNRELSLREEYQLQKEAAEMAKTMNLNQVCLCFQAFQVDAATGRWTQLCEPVYSNPINNMKSALTGELKICRLSATVGNVEGGEEVFMFVEKVCKNNIKIRFYEVDDTDQEIWQDWGSFSEADVHHQYAIAFKTPAYHNKDITEPVEVLMQLYRPRDKCQSEPVPFKFKPRFNISRKRPRVSSGFLSNEIPTVVPNEPGSSRLPSFHHPFPMIPPMQAPIPEASSNSSGSHTISKEYNKSGIIQDILDSHIPTTLAGDISFSSNDFKEFVNCNSEDLQKLIREIGEAQEETKLETDAVSVGHVDEAAAQFERTLEQYLEQNRHAKDVEILKKILAIIRLLFRKNYDQCRELISALWMSANKLKANCLHMAIERRNVIIACRLVELLQDYQLLDMLDLFNERNETALHLAVSANLVEVVDILLLTGSRISYCDSRGNSALHRAVYENALDSLNVLLGHCKRNGFRLDSTNDDGFTALHLAVMCKNLKATKVLLDRGASYVLRDLKHGHNILHIAVESDSLDMVNFILEGLDKTLADEPNNAGYTPLQLANARNLANANNKLIVRELLRYNPGGVLEKEHLTEEEDEDQEQEETFPPTTNSESQPETVLESMNVSCNRVEVIRLLEDYAPPSDEPKLTPLENVPYNSTLEDGSVYLFDEECLSHLCGLLNRKNLWREVGSLLDFNSFFPIWETSVNPAGMMLNYFEMQKVKLELLIDVLQALDQKEAIHYIDEMICRQMK, from the exons ATGTCTTCGAACGGACCACCGAAAAGGAAACCCATCGCCGCCAGCAGGACCGGAATGTTTGCGTACGGTGTTCCCCTGGCGCATCTGTGCCGTCATCTTGTTG AGCAACATCAGCATCACCAGCTCCAGCAGCTTTCGTCATCGCCGACGTACTCGGTGCTCTCGATGGAATCTGCGTCGCCCGCGTCGTCATCGTCGGCAAGCCCCGCCGCCGATACTAGCAAGTACTACGCTAGCAACTCGCCGTCCAGTGTCAGTAATATGTCCCCCAAATCAACAGCTAGCGATACGAGCTCCTTCAACATGCAGAACTTGAACATTTCCACCAGCTACCAGCAGTACTACGCCGAAGGTCATCCCCAAACGATGACCGGCGAGGAGGGTCAACTGCAAACCTTCACCTACAACG ATCCAACTCACCCTCACGTGGAGCTCTCGGTGCCACATCTGGTGATCATAGAGCAACCGGTGGACAAATTCCGCTTTCGATACCAATCGGAGATGCACGGGACCCATGGGTCACTGATGGGTGTCCATACGGAGAAAAGCAAGAAGACCTTCCCGGCCGTGCAGCTGCGCGGCTTCCAGGGCGAGGCCAAGATTCGGTGTTCGCTGTTCCAGGTCGATCCAAACCGGAGGGCCGCCCATTCGCACAACCTGGTGATCAAGAGCGGGGAGATCGATCTGAACGATCCGCATGACATTGACGTGAACGCAGAATGCAAATACGTGGCCATGTTCCAAGGAATGGGGATCATACACACGGCCAAGAAGAACATCGCCGAAGAGCTGAGCAAGAAGATGAAGAAACAACGGGCGGTCGAGATGAATCGGGAGTTGTCCCTCAGGGAGGAGTACCAGCTGCAGAAGGAGGCGGCCGAAATGGCCAAGACGATGAATCTGAATCAGGTGTGCCTGTGCTTCCAGGCGTTCCAGGTGGACGCGGCGACCGGTCGGTGGACTCAGCTGTGCGAACCGGTTTATTCCAATCCGATCAATAATATGA AGAGTGCCCTCACTGGGGAATTGAAGATCTGCCGGCTCAGTGCAACCGTGGGAAACGTGGAAGGCGGTGAGGAAGTCTTcatgttcgtggaaaaagtttgcAAAA ATAACATCAAGATCCGGTTCTATGAAGTGGACGACACCGATCAGGAGATCTGGCAAGACTGGGGTTCCTTCTCGGAAGCGGACGTGCACCACCAGTACGCCATCGCCTTCAAAACCCCTGCATACCACAACAAAGACATCACCGAACCGGTCGAAGTTCTGATGCAGTTGTACCGACCGCGGGACAAATGCCAGAGCGAACCGGTTCCGTTCAAGTTCAAGCCCCGTTTCAACATATCCCGAAAGCGACCCCGAGTTAGCTCCGGCTTCCTTTCGAATGAGATTCCCACCGTGGTTCCCAACGAGCCGGGATCCAGCCGGCTACCATCATTCCACCATCCATTCCCCATGATACCACCGATGCAGGCCCCCATTCCCGAGGCCAGTAGTAACAGTAGCGGTAGCCACACCATCAGCAAAGAGTACAACAAATCCGGCATCATTCAGGACATTTTGGACAGTCACATTCCGACCACACTTGCCGGCGACATATCGTTCAGCTCGAACGACTTCAAAGAATTCGTCAATTGCAACTCGGAAG ACTTACAGAAGCTCATCCGAGAGATCGGCGAAGCGCAGGAGGAGACCAAGTTGGAGACGGACGCGGTGTCGGTCGGTCACGTGGACGAAGCAGCGGCGCAGTTTGAGCGCACGCTCGAGCAGTACCTGGAGCAGAACCGCCACGCCAAAGACGTGGAGATTCTCAAGAAGATTCTGGCCATCATTCGGCTGCTGTTCCGAAAGAACTACGACCAGTGCCGGGAGCTCATCTCGGCCCTGTGGATGTCGGCCAACAAACTGAAAGCCAA TTGCCTGCACATGGCGATCGAACGCCGTAACGTCATCATTGCTTGCAGACTAGTAGAACTCCTCCAGGACTACCAACTCCTGGACATGCTGGACTTGTTCAATGAACGCAACGAGACCGCCCTGCACCTGGCCGTGTCCGCAAATCTGGTAGAAGTGGTCGATATCCTGCTGCTAACCGGTTCTCGCATAAGCTACTGCGACAGCCGGGGGAACTCCGCACTGCATCGGGCCGTCTACGAGAATGCCCTGGATAGTTTGAACGTTCTGCTGGGGCATTGCAAACGGAACGGGTTCCGGCTGGATTCGACGAATGACGATGGATTTACGGCGCTGCATTTGGCGGTCATGTGTAAAAATTTGAAGGCCACGAAGGTACTGCTCGATCGGGGTGCTTCGTATGTGTTGCGTGATCTGAAGCATGGACACAACATCTTGCACATAGCTGTGGAGAGC GATTCACTAGACATGGTAAACTTCATCCTGGAAGGCCTAGACAAGACCCTGGCCGATGAACCGAATAATGCAGGCTACACACCGCTTCAGTTAGCAAACGCGAGAAACCTAGCAAATGCGAACAACAAACTTATAGTCCGAGAACTACTCCGCTACAATCCTGGAGGAGTACTGGAAAAAGAACACCTAACCGAGGAGGAAGATGAAGACCAGGAACAGGAAGAAACATTCCCACCGACAACAAACAGTGAGTCACAGCCGGAAACCGTACTGGAGTCGATGAATGTTAGCTGTAACAGGGTAGAAGTGATACGGTTACTGGAAGACTACGCGCCACCGAGCGATGAACCAAAGTTGACACCGTTGGAGAACGTCCCTTACAATAGTACGCTGGAAGACGGTTCCGTTTACCTCTTTGACGAGGAGTGCCTCTCCCACCTGTGTGGGCTCCTGAACCGGAAGAACCTATGGCGGGAGGTGGGATCACTGCTGGATTTCAATTCATTCTTCCCGATCTGGGAAACTTCGGTGAATCCCGCTGGGATGATGCTGAACTACTTTGAG ATGCAAAAAGTGAAACTCGAGCTCCTGATCGACGTGTTGCAAGCGTTGGACCAAAAAGAAGCCATTCACTACATCGATGAAATGATCTGTCGGCAGATGAAATGA